From the Winogradskyella forsetii genome, the window AAACCTGTATCGAAACGATCACCATCAAGCTCAAATGCTTTGGTAATTGACTCACCAGCCGAATAACCTGGTCCGTGCAATGTTCCGTTTATTAATGTCGGTTCTTGTCCGCGATTTTCCATTATATCGATTTCACCTCTCTGAGGCCAAGAAACAGTTCCATTATCATCGTCACCTAACAACCAAAACGCTGGCCAAAGCCCTTGTCCCCAAGGCAATTGGATTCTTGCCTCAAAACGTCCGTATTGTTGTTGAAATTTACCTTTGGTCAAAAGTCTAGCAGACGTAAAGTTTGATCCTTCAAAAGATTCGCGACGTGCCGTTATAACTAACATATCATCTCTTACTTCTACATTTTCAGTGCGATCGGTGTAATATTGAAGTTCATTATTTCCCCAACCATTATCACCATTGCCTATATTATAATCCCAAATTGTAGGATCTGGTGCTCCATTGACCTTAAACTCATCAGACATAGTTAAATTATTGAAATTTGTGACCGTCTGTGTTTCATCTGTTGAGCATCCATACATCACTAAAAGTGACATTACTAAAAGGCAACATATTGATAAGGATAATTTAAACTTCATTGCTATAGATACGTTATCTTCTTTTGTTTTTGATTCCATTTTATTTTTATTTATCTGATTCATAGTTTTTTTATACTCTTCTGATTAATGATTTAATTATAAAAGTATAGGTTATCTATAAAGAGTGTTCCTTCAGGTGCATTAACTAAGATAATCTGTGCTAAATTTTGAGTGCTGGCTAGACCTAGGAAATCAGATAAAGCAATATCATAAGCCACCCATTGATTTGTTGCCGTTGCCCCCAAATTAATTTCGTGTTCGGTATCATCACCGCCACCAAATGCACCATCTGCACCAAAGTCTACTAACTTAATTTTAAATTCATTTGCATCTGGAGACCAAAGGTCTAAATGTAATGTTGTTGTAGCTGAGGCATCAATAATATTTGGCCCAAGAAATTCTAAGCCTGTAAAATTGAGGTTGCTATATCTTAAAACATCATTAGATGCTATGTTTTGCACAGCTAGTACTGAGCCGCTGTCAAAATTATTAAGACCATCATTAACAACATCTGTGTAAGCATCACTAAATACTGAAATGACATTATTTGCCACTTCATCTTCAGTTGGCGCTTCAGGAGCATCTGTTGGGCCAACAACTACAGTTGGCTCTTTATAGAAATAAACATTGTCTACGTAAAAGTTACTTAATGAAGATCCATTTATATTTTCATAAATAATTAATCCAATGTTACTTTTATTCGCTAATGTTAAAGGAACATCTACAGTAACCCATGAATTCGCACTGACTTGAGAGGCATTGACAAAAATTTGTTGTCTTGTATCGTCTCCACCGTTATCTACTTGGTTTGGCCCCCAATCTTCAATTGAAATTAAAAAATCAAAATTTGAAGGAACAGTGCCAGGAATATAGAGGTTCATGTGAAAATGTGTCATTTCACTTGCATCTAATGTTGGATTTCCCATTGCTGTACCAACATAGTTGAAATTCGTATAATTTAAAATATTGTCTCCATTCACTACAAAATCAGCAGATCCGGTCGTTGAACCTGGAGTCCAAAACCCATTATAATAATCTACAGGTACATTCGTATAATAGTCACTAAAAACAGACAATACATCATTTGCATCCCTTGTTTGAACTGGAGCAAACGAAAATTCACCTAATGAATTAATAATCAATGAACCATCTGCGTCAATACCACCTTCTATTTCATTAGTGGTGCTATTGAGTGTACCACCTAAGTTAGCTGTAATAACACTTGTCCCTGGACCTATTATTGAAACATTACCAACATCATCAACTTGTGCAACACTGAGGTCTGATGATCTAAATACAAAATAACCTGGTGCACACTCAACAGTTCTGTCAATACCAGAAGCTAAATTAAATGTTTGTGTTAATCCTGTTACTGGAAGTGTAACTCCTGTAAATGTATCTGTAACAATATCTTCACCATTTTGAATTGCGGGTCTTGGTTGTGCTACAGTTCCTAGTTTTTCAAATTTAATGTCATCTAACCAAAGTATATACCCTGAACCTCCTGTTGCCAAAGTACCGGCAGCATACCATAAAAGACCTCGTTCATTGGTTAATTTAGAGGGGTCAGGAATAGGAATTGTATACTTAGCCCAATTAGTGCCAATGTTTAAGGCATTTACAGTAGCTTGATACTTATCTTCTATAAAATCAACACCAAAACCGACTTGATCAATAGTTACGCCACTTGAAGCTTTTGCCCAAAATGTTAAGGCATCAAAGTTAGTTAAGTCTCTACCAGGACCATCAACTCGTAATATAGCACCGGCATAATTACCTGTAATATCACTTGCATTTGGAACATCAATTCTATAAGATGACGAACTTTCGTAACCCTCATTATTGTCTACTGAAAATGCATCAGGTTTAGAGTCTGCAAATGGAAAGTAAAAATCTGTACCCATACCAACAAAATTGTCTGTAAAAACATCACCAACATTAGAGAATTCAGCTGGTACAGCCTCGTCTGTTAGATCTCTTTCACAACCTAATGTCAAGGTTAAAATCAACCCAAACACAAATGCTTTTCTTAAATTAATTAATCTATTATTTTTCATTTTCATTTTTTTTATTTTCCAATATTAATGTGTATATACGTTCTAATTTCCCACTCCGATCCATCAGGAAATCCAGTTGCGCTAAGCGGTGGAATTGCAGGGAACGTATTTGGTGGCACAAAATTAGGCGCGTATCTCGCTGAATTCTGATCTAAAGAACGCCATGTTCCTCTAACTCCTACAACTGTACTTGGTAATATAAACCAATCGGGCTTTCCTAAAGATGTAGACACATCTAACATTAGCTGTACTGGAAACGTTAAGTTAAAATCTCTATGATAATCAAAAGGTCCCCAATCATTGATTTTTTGTGTGTATTGAAATTTCCATTTATTATAAATCATTCTAATATCACCACCAAAGCGTTTTATTAGTCTTGGTGAATCACCATTGGCTTGTCCATTTCCATAATAGAAATTTCCAATAATACCTATATCTGGCGTTA encodes:
- a CDS encoding glycosyl hydrolase family 16 → MKNNRLINLRKAFVFGLILTLTLGCERDLTDEAVPAEFSNVGDVFTDNFVGMGTDFYFPFADSKPDAFSVDNNEGYESSSSYRIDVPNASDITGNYAGAILRVDGPGRDLTNFDALTFWAKASSGVTIDQVGFGVDFIEDKYQATVNALNIGTNWAKYTIPIPDPSKLTNERGLLWYAAGTLATGGSGYILWLDDIKFEKLGTVAQPRPAIQNGEDIVTDTFTGVTLPVTGLTQTFNLASGIDRTVECAPGYFVFRSSDLSVAQVDDVGNVSIIGPGTSVITANLGGTLNSTTNEIEGGIDADGSLIINSLGEFSFAPVQTRDANDVLSVFSDYYTNVPVDYYNGFWTPGSTTGSADFVVNGDNILNYTNFNYVGTAMGNPTLDASEMTHFHMNLYIPGTVPSNFDFLISIEDWGPNQVDNGGDDTRQQIFVNASQVSANSWVTVDVPLTLANKSNIGLIIYENINGSSLSNFYVDNVYFYKEPTVVVGPTDAPEAPTEDEVANNVISVFSDAYTDVVNDGLNNFDSGSVLAVQNIASNDVLRYSNLNFTGLEFLGPNIIDASATTTLHLDLWSPDANEFKIKLVDFGADGAFGGGDDTEHEINLGATATNQWVAYDIALSDFLGLASTQNLAQIILVNAPEGTLFIDNLYFYN
- a CDS encoding glycoside hydrolase family 16 protein yields the protein MESKTKEDNVSIAMKFKLSLSICCLLVMSLLVMYGCSTDETQTVTNFNNLTMSDEFKVNGAPDPTIWDYNIGNGDNGWGNNELQYYTDRTENVEVRDDMLVITARRESFEGSNFTSARLLTKGKFQQQYGRFEARIQLPWGQGLWPAFWLLGDDDNGTVSWPQRGEIDIMENRGQEPTLINGTLHGPGYSAGESITKAFELDGDRFDTGFHVFGIEWTADYINFYVDDKLYNTLTPADVPGEWVFNDEFFIIMNVAVGGNYVGSPTNQTVFPQEMLVDYVRVYSAD